From the Rhea pennata isolate bPtePen1 chromosome 1, bPtePen1.pri, whole genome shotgun sequence genome, the window agagggggcaTCCTAAATTTTGGCCTAAAGTTTAAAACATTGTCCATAAACTTAATAcacaaaaatgcattattagattttgtttccttctagaaaatatggaaaatcGTATGTAGAATTTTACTCAAAATGTCAGGtaatcttaaaatgaaagcacTCAGTTTTCTTTAGCTGCGGCTTGCAAGACAACCataaaggaaagttttttttctttcttccctctaaCATTaaagggaggaggagacagtggcttaacaaaagaaagacagacagacagacagacagacagaaagacagaaagaaagaaagaaagaaaaaaaacccttcttgTCAGGTTTTTTCCTGGCTGCACTAAGCTCCAGGTATGTCAAATTCTACTTGGCCAGTTTGGCTAAGGGACTCTCAGAGTTCACAAGCAAGGACTACATGTTTGATCACTTTTCATTCAcagtaggagaaaaatatacagagaaCTAGGCCAGTTGCTGGATTTCTTTTGCAGGTTACCTTTAAGAGCATATCACATctccaagacagaaaaaaaagttcaagcTTTCTAAGTCCATGATGTTCTGTCAGTGCACGGCTTGTCACCTAACTTCTTGGTACATTTTGAACTGTTTTTACAAGGTTAAATTTTTCTGCTATGGTACATACAAGTCTCTATCTTTTAAAGCTCTCATGAACAACTGTTACCTTGATATTGCGTGCATCATACGAGATCCGGTGGTCAGTGACTCTGTCTTGAGTGAAGTTATAAGTACGAATTCTCTCTGACTGTGCTCTTGTTCCCAACTGTAGagcagcaccaaaaaaaaaaaatctattttgttgtggtttttaaaattaaaagaatctCTTATAAAGCAGTATGTCTCAAATAAACATTAATGGATCAAACTGTTCTACCTACAAACCTAGTAGTCACTGACTTCAGATTTTGTTCTGATAATTGTACTCTCATTAAACTAACTGTGTTATTCGCTATTCTGTATCATAGATCAACATCCTCCagtgcactttttcttttctagctcTGTAGCTGGAAGAATTACTTAAGTCTGAATGGTCATGTAAGGCAAGAGATACATACATCTATACGTGCAATTAGTTCAAACATGTAAGatggttcttttctttttgggggTGTTGCAATGCCTACGAGAGTAGGCATCACTAATAACAGAAGCAGCACAGTCAAAAGGTACTACATAGAAGGGTGGCAAAGCAGCTATACTAGTATCTAGCTGGAATTAACACCAAATTAATACCGGAAATTAACAGGAGCAAACTAAGAATATGAATAGTAGTCCTCTAGTGGTCAAGTGCAGGAGTGCAATCAAatgtaaaagttttaaaagagaattcCAAATATAGCTTTGTTGTCTAATCGATTGCTTTATTAAAATTGAGAATTAAATGTTGAAAACTCTTGAAGAAATGGGTGTCTGATTCAACACACTTTCTCATCTGCACCcacatttatatttcaaaacaagGAATATCTTATTCTGGaacattatgaaaaataatttactttccCCTAATTTTCTATAGTATTAATATAAATGCACACCCAGATCCTTTATGCAGCTTTGAAGACTCTCAAATTATTAACAAAAGATAAATGGCTCACAGATTACAATGACAAAGTTAGTCTGCAAGAACAATACACTTGAACACAGACTGAACAATACAATCTGAAATTAGTGATTAAACAGCTGTGCCGGACAAATTCTActatttaaaagtattcttatttttttatcacTGTAGAAATTTacactgcaaacagcaaaatgtTCAAAGGATAGGAAAAGAATGATagcacattttcaaagaaaaatacagtctgCAATGTAACTTCACGTAACTTTTATGGGTTGTTTCTTCCTTAAAAGGTTACTTAAACAATAGAAAACAACAAACTTAAGTAACTGTGAAGTGAAAAGATTGTTTACATACTCTTATTTCTGTGTGATCTTATCAAAAACTGTTTTAGATTAAAATACAGCTCTGAGGACATCTTATCCTaattttcattggaaaaaaaccctccttaCTACTGCTCCGATTGTATAAATGTGACCTTAATAGAGACATTCCTTACAACACAGAATGCTTGAGGTtagaaggaacctctggagatcatttagtccagccccccagctcaagcagggtcacatagagcacattgcccagaaTCCTGTTGTTAGCCCATGATGTTGTGTGTTagttttttaataattacagTCTCACTAAAAActctttttctatttactgAGAAGTATACACTAGGGTTAACAGGAGTAAGTAAGAAACATACTTACTGTTTTAAAGCAGACTTGCATCCTAACACGGAAGATTCTCCTTTGTAAGCACACTTGGTTTGACACACACACTCGCACGCTCTGCCACTGTCTTTCAAAGCGATCAGCAACAAAACTACAATATAGCACCTCCCTTACATGCCATTAATCATATGTTCTCACCTGCAGTTTTCTGGCACTCTGctctttgcttatttgtttttcaatgaTCTGCTGGTACAGCTTAGCTCTCAGTGTCCGCAGAGCTATTTCTCTGTTCATTTGCTGTGATCGCTCCTGCTGGCACTCAACTGTTAGTCCTTCATAGAAGAATTTAAGAGAGCACAGATCAAAGGTCCattataacaaaaaacaaacaaaattaattctAACACATTAGGCAAATGAAACTTTCTAAAGTGCTTGCCTGTAGGCTTGccagctgcaaaataaaaagccacTTGAACTCACTGACAAAAAACATTAGTACATTTTTTAACTCTTCTCAGCTGCACCAGGGGTTTCTGAGTTCAGAGCTACAGAAAACCCTGGAAGACTTCACAATTTCATGAAGCACATTAGTTTCTGACATTGCCTCCAGAAAACAGAGGTTCACTGCAATTATctatttcatgttaaaaatataatttgcatAGTCCACAGAAGTATGTTTAAAAGAGTGGAACACTGGAAAACTCATTATACTAGCTGAGAAGGGTGTCAAAGCAATACAGAAcaaacttaaaatgaaataaagcaataaaaaaggCCTTAAAGAGAtaattattgtttgtttttatttcacatttctgaaataaaaagtcatATAGCAAACAACAATTTTCACATCAGCACCGGAATCTCTTGTACCTAAAAGATTCTGCACCCAAATGGAAGCTCAGtgaatttcattaaaagcaaatcCTGAGAAAGACAGAGTGGCCCAGCACAGACATTATCTTCCCATTAGCACACCTTCACTTTCCCACTCAAAATAGGATAGTTTCATCTACTACTGAATGAAAATCATCACGTCTCCTTTCTTCTCAGTATTGTGATCACCCAGATTCCAGGTAGGCAACATGAACCCTCAGTTGCCATTGATCCTTACTGCTGAAAGTACAGAGCACTTAGCAGGAAGTATTTACACATCCATCCTGTCCCTGTCACCctcctttttgtctttcattccTTGAAGACATTCTGTTTGTTAAACAGATACTCTGAAGATAAAACTGGCCTGAGAGCAGCATATTAACTGTCATGCTGCAGGTACATACTCCTCACTCATTGCCTTGCTAAAATATGGGCAGAAGGGGACACTGCCTTTTTCAGTATCAAGCCCAACCCCACAACTCCCTCTAAGAGACAGCTTGCAGTACAAAATACAACCTGACTTACCTGTAGGGAGGTGTACAATTCTCACAGCACTGTCAGTTTTGTTAACATGTTGCCCTCCTGCTCCTTTGGCCCTGAATGTATCTATACGCAAATCTTTGGGATCCACTTTAATATCGACCTAGAATCAAAGCGAATCATTACCTTCTGCTCACCCTAATATGTTTTTGAGTGTCTTTTCAATTATACTCTCAGTTCTCTCCCAAAATTTCTCCTCTACAATTGTAATTATTatacttaaaagaaatgcaacagCAAACATCTCTGTCTGCTAAGCATATAATACTTTtaagtatttcactttttttgacCTGTACTACAGGTGCTTCACAAAACCAGGGGAGGggacattaaaaatatgtttttgtaaaaCCAGCTTTGGCAAGGAAAGTGAAAACTAAACAAATCATCAAACACTACTACTAACCAGCAGTGTGAGGATCTTGTTCAATGCGTCAAGCCTGAATGATTTTTACAGCAGTGCTTAAAACATCAAACTGAGGAAAATTGGATATATTCAGATCCAAGAAAGGATTGCAGCACTAGAAATATGAGTCTGTGATGACCTGGACCACAGTTTGAGCTCCATGGATGGGAAAGGAACATTCAGAACTGAACAATGTTGCAAGGAAAGCATtacacagaagcagaaaaacttGCTGGGAAAGCCTACCAGATCTGGTTTTGGTTATTTTGTGTTTAAGTTGCTGGTTGATTATCTGTGAGATCTCAGAAAGTCTTGCCAACATACCCATTCAAAGGCGAAGCATACTGTCCTTGATTTAGCAGAGGACACTAAtaacttaaatgaaaaaaaaaggaaaaaaatccaaaaggaCCTGCTGAATCGTATTACTATGCaacatcaaatatttctttggatATATCCCCTATCTCAATacattataaaatttaaaattgtgttACTCTTAGCAAGTCAGTTTTATAAGTGTTGGGGCTGGAACGCCTAATGAAATGATCATTGATTTACTCTCCACTTCAGGTAAGAGTAAATCTCTGCAAAGTTGCTTCTGATGATCCATTTGAACATACTAGGAACCATTTAGCTAGACACAGAGCCAAGGACTATTGCCTGAGCTTGTGGTTTACTTGCTCAAACTTGCACAAACCACTTGGGTACcaataaaatctgaaaacagtaaCACTAACATGGTTTTAAATAACACCTACTCCAATGCCAAAATGGATGGATGAGCAGGGAAATACCTCCTTATTACCCTGATTAACACTTACCTCCTCTGGCTGAGGGAGGACAATGACTGACATTGTCCCAGTGTGAATACGCTGCATTCTTGATGATAGGCCTGTCTCAGGGATTCGCTGGACTCGATGCGTCCCTCCTTCATATTTCAGATGCCTGTAGACGTCATCTCCTGAAATCTGAGCAGCTGCATGATGCAACCCACCTATAGATACAAATAATGTGCGATAAATATAGCacaaaaacacagcttttaatTTAGTTGTCTTGGAGGAATATTTGAAGAATTACTGTACCTATCTCAGCCGCTGTATAGTTCAGAATGTCAAAGGTCCAACGTTTATAGTCCGCATAGTTCTGGTACATCTCAAACATTTCTTTAGTGAACTGTTGGCAGATGTCACCTAAAAATATAAAGGCGTTACAACATAAATAGCAAATCATAAAATAGCAGCCATCACTTTTCAGATTTAGTTGCAACTCTAACCATGGTCATTAGATAAGATTAATACTCTTCTTCAGACAGTGctattttatataattaaagTGTAAAAATACGTTAAGAATAACCCATAAGAGCCTTAAAAAGTTGGATGAAGGTTAGAAGTAATCTTTACAGTGGGGACTTTCTGACCTCCAGTTGTTCTGCCAGCTGTCACTTCTAATATGACATGACTTCCATCATGCTTTTCTTTCGGCACTAGAATCTGGGAGAGctgaaagggagggaaaaaaagtcactatCTCTTTCATGAATCTGTATCTCCATCTAACCAAATTTATAGCCAGCCTTTAAATACCACAGCTTGAACGCACACAACCACAAATTTTCATTGGTAAATGAGTAATTAGGAGTAAAAACTGTCTAATGGCTATAGCAGCTCGGTGCAGTCAGCATGGATATGGGAGATGTTGGTGCATTTACAGGAAAGCTAGCTGAAAATTTAATCCCAGAAAACCATATATCAGGTCACCCACTCCAGCCTGACTACCTATGAACATGAAGTTATTAGCTATAAACCAGccattttttaatacaaacactgatcttatttttcaaaagattctGTTTACTATTATCTTAATCTGAACATAGAAATGAGCCCAAACACAGAGCTTTCCACTCAATGTTTTCAActtgcttaaccaatctgatagccttccatgatggaatgactggctgggtagatgagggaagagcagtggatgttgtctacttgacttcagcaaggcttttgacactgtctcccataacatcctcctaggcaagctcagaaAGTGCGGGTTAGATGAGTGGGAGTGGACAGtcaggtggattgagaactggctgaaaggcagagctcagagcgTTGTCATTAGTGGCGTGgggtctagttggaggcctgtggctagtgtgtcccccagggctcaggactgggtcccatcctgttcaacttcttcatcagtgacctgggtgaggggacagagtgcctcctcagcaagtttgctgatgatcccaagctgggaggagtggctgatacagctgagagctgtgctgccattcagagagacctggacaggctggagagctgggcagagaggaacctcctgaggttcaacaagggcaagtgcagagtccttaGAGTtatctagggagaaataaccctaggcaccagtacaggctggggactgacctgatggagagcagctctgcagaaaaggacctgggagtgctggtggatgacaagttgaccatgagccagcaatgtgcccttgtggccaagaaggccaatggtatcttggGGTGCATgaggaggagtgttgccagctggtggagggaggtgatcctgcccctctactcagccctgctgaggcctcatctcgagtactgtgtccagttctgggctacccaggacaagagagacatggagctactggggagagtccagcggagggctacgaggatgattagagagctggagcacctgccctgtgaggaacggctgcgagagctgggcctcttcagcctggggaagagaagactgaggggggatctgatcaatgtgtgcaagtacctgaagggagggtgtcgagcggacggggacaaactcttttcagttgtcccgtgtgacaggacaagaggcaatgggcagaaattgaagcacaggaagttctgcctgagcgtgagggggaatttcttccctgtgagagtgacggagcactggcacaggttgcccagagaggttgtggagtctccttctctggagatcttcaagggccacctggacgcaaccctgtctaacatgc encodes:
- the MTRF1 gene encoding peptide chain release factor 1, mitochondrial isoform X2, with product MKPLQNVWLFRSLLTKCCSHDRFTLVFSSRLRKKHQDSHALWKHEAMQKYLESLSKEYQQVSHLLNAGSINDFEEKSLKRRHADLSPIAAVFQEIKEAEKEVQELEAMCKAVLEFALSKVRLANVCSCCWNSELDSRDEKQLLELALEEKETLDKKINTLCRKLSQILVPKEKHDGSHVILEVTAGRTTGGDICQQFTKEMFEMYQNYADYKRWTFDILNYTAAEIGGLHHAAAQISGDDVYRHLKYEGGTHRVQRIPETGLSSRMQRIHTGTMSVIVLPQPEEVDIKVDPKDLRIDTFRAKGAGGQHVNKTDSAVRIVHLPTGLTVECQQERSQQMNREIALRTLRAKLYQQIIEKQISKEQSARKLQLGTRAQSERIRTYNFTQDRVTDHRISYDARNIKEILSGKEALDKLINRLLEFAEVEALTEYLENLQSLERGGS
- the MTRF1 gene encoding peptide chain release factor 1, mitochondrial isoform X3; its protein translation is MCGFSGAYLPSAALMVSHLLNAGSINDFEEKSLKRRHADLSPIAAVFQEIKEAEKEVQELEAMCKAVLEFALSKVRLANVCSCCWNSELDSRDEKQLLELALEEKETLDKKINTLCRKLSQILVPKEKHDGSHVILEVTAGRTTGGDICQQFTKEMFEMYQNYADYKRWTFDILNYTAAEIGGLHHAAAQISGDDVYRHLKYEGGTHRVQRIPETGLSSRMQRIHTGTMSVIVLPQPEEVDIKVDPKDLRIDTFRAKGAGGQHVNKTDSAVRIVHLPTGLTVECQQERSQQMNREIALRTLRAKLYQQIIEKQISKEQSARKLQLGTRAQSERIRTYNFTQDRVTDHRISYDARNIKEILSGKEALDKLINRLLEFAEVEALTEYLENLQSLERGGS
- the MTRF1 gene encoding peptide chain release factor 1, mitochondrial isoform X10, coding for MCGFSGAYLPSAALMLSQILVPKEKHDGSHVILEVTAGRTTGGDICQQFTKEMFEMYQNYADYKRWTFDILNYTAAEIGGLHHAAAQISGDDVYRHLKYEGGTHRVQRIPETGLSSRMQRIHTGTMSVIVLPQPEEVDIKVDPKDLRIDTFRAKGAGGQHVNKTDSAVRIVHLPTGLTVECQQERSQQMNREIALRTLRAKLYQQIIEKQISKEQSARKLQLGTRAQSERIRTYNFTQDRVTDHRISYDARNIKEILSGKEALDKLINRLLEFAEVEALTEYLENLQSLERGGS
- the MTRF1 gene encoding peptide chain release factor 1, mitochondrial isoform X6 — protein: MKPLQNVWLFRSLLTKCCSHAVFQEIKEAEKEVQELEAMCKELDSRDEKQLLELALEEKETLDKKINTLCRKLSQILVPKEKHDGSHVILEVTAGRTTGGDICQQFTKEMFEMYQNYADYKRWTFDILNYTAAEIGGLHHAAAQISGDDVYRHLKYEGGTHRVQRIPETGLSSRMQRIHTGTMSVIVLPQPEEVDIKVDPKDLRIDTFRAKGAGGQHVNKTDSAVRIVHLPTGLTVECQQERSQQMNREIALRTLRAKLYQQIIEKQISKEQSARKLQLGTRAQSERIRTYNFTQDRVTDHRISYDARNIKEILSGKEALDKLINRLLEFAEVEALTEYLENLQSLERGGS
- the MTRF1 gene encoding peptide chain release factor 1, mitochondrial isoform X4; this encodes MKPLQNVWLFRSLLTKCCSHAVFQEIKEAEKEVQELEAMCKAVLEFALSKVRLANVCSCCWNSELDSRDEKQLLELALEEKETLDKKINTLCRKLSQILVPKEKHDGSHVILEVTAGRTTGGDICQQFTKEMFEMYQNYADYKRWTFDILNYTAAEIGGLHHAAAQISGDDVYRHLKYEGGTHRVQRIPETGLSSRMQRIHTGTMSVIVLPQPEEVDIKVDPKDLRIDTFRAKGAGGQHVNKTDSAVRIVHLPTGLTVECQQERSQQMNREIALRTLRAKLYQQIIEKQISKEQSARKLQLGTRAQSERIRTYNFTQDRVTDHRISYDARNIKEILSGKEALDKLINRLLEFAEVEALTEYLENLQSLERGGS
- the MTRF1 gene encoding peptide chain release factor 1, mitochondrial isoform X9 — translated: MCKELDSRDEKQLLELALEEKETLDKKINTLCRKLSQILVPKEKHDGSHVILEVTAGRTTGGDICQQFTKEMFEMYQNYADYKRWTFDILNYTAAEIGGLHHAAAQISGDDVYRHLKYEGGTHRVQRIPETGLSSRMQRIHTGTMSVIVLPQPEEVDIKVDPKDLRIDTFRAKGAGGQHVNKTDSAVRIVHLPTGLTVECQQERSQQMNREIALRTLRAKLYQQIIEKQISKEQSARKLQLGTRAQSERIRTYNFTQDRVTDHRISYDARNIKEILSGKEALDKLINRLLEFAEVEALTEYLENLQSLERGGS
- the MTRF1 gene encoding peptide chain release factor 1, mitochondrial isoform X7 — encoded protein: MCKAVLEFALSKVRLANVCSCCWNSELDSRDEKQLLELALEEKETLDKKINTLCRKLSQILVPKEKHDGSHVILEVTAGRTTGGDICQQFTKEMFEMYQNYADYKRWTFDILNYTAAEIGGLHHAAAQISGDDVYRHLKYEGGTHRVQRIPETGLSSRMQRIHTGTMSVIVLPQPEEVDIKVDPKDLRIDTFRAKGAGGQHVNKTDSAVRIVHLPTGLTVECQQERSQQMNREIALRTLRAKLYQQIIEKQISKEQSARKLQLGTRAQSERIRTYNFTQDRVTDHRISYDARNIKEILSGKEALDKLINRLLEFAEVEALTEYLENLQSLERGGS
- the MTRF1 gene encoding peptide chain release factor 1, mitochondrial isoform X5, which gives rise to MKPLQNVWLFRSLLTKCCSHAVLEFALSKVRLANVCSCCWNSELDSRDEKQLLELALEEKETLDKKINTLCRKLSQILVPKEKHDGSHVILEVTAGRTTGGDICQQFTKEMFEMYQNYADYKRWTFDILNYTAAEIGGLHHAAAQISGDDVYRHLKYEGGTHRVQRIPETGLSSRMQRIHTGTMSVIVLPQPEEVDIKVDPKDLRIDTFRAKGAGGQHVNKTDSAVRIVHLPTGLTVECQQERSQQMNREIALRTLRAKLYQQIIEKQISKEQSARKLQLGTRAQSERIRTYNFTQDRVTDHRISYDARNIKEILSGKEALDKLINRLLEFAEVEALTEYLENLQSLERGGS
- the MTRF1 gene encoding peptide chain release factor 1, mitochondrial isoform X1 is translated as MYYLLLISGCGKIRNKMKPLQNVWLFRSLLTKCCSHGKLHGCPLPSVAKQMGYVMGLHNWRPKSLLDTDRFTLVFSSRLRKKHQDSHALWKHEAMQKYLESLSKEYQQVSHLLNAGSINDFEEKSLKRRHADLSPIAAVFQEIKEAEKEVQELEAMCKELDSRDEKQLLELALEEKETLDKKINTLCRKLSQILVPKEKHDGSHVILEVTAGRTTGGDICQQFTKEMFEMYQNYADYKRWTFDILNYTAAEIGGLHHAAAQISGDDVYRHLKYEGGTHRVQRIPETGLSSRMQRIHTGTMSVIVLPQPEEVDIKVDPKDLRIDTFRAKGAGGQHVNKTDSAVRIVHLPTGLTVECQQERSQQMNREIALRTLRAKLYQQIIEKQISKEQSARKLQLGTRAQSERIRTYNFTQDRVTDHRISYDARNIKEILSGKEALDKLINRLLEFAEVEALTEYLENLQSLERGGS
- the MTRF1 gene encoding peptide chain release factor 1, mitochondrial isoform X8 encodes the protein MKPLQNVWLFRSLLTKCCSHELDSRDEKQLLELALEEKETLDKKINTLCRKLSQILVPKEKHDGSHVILEVTAGRTTGGDICQQFTKEMFEMYQNYADYKRWTFDILNYTAAEIGGLHHAAAQISGDDVYRHLKYEGGTHRVQRIPETGLSSRMQRIHTGTMSVIVLPQPEEVDIKVDPKDLRIDTFRAKGAGGQHVNKTDSAVRIVHLPTGLTVECQQERSQQMNREIALRTLRAKLYQQIIEKQISKEQSARKLQLGTRAQSERIRTYNFTQDRVTDHRISYDARNIKEILSGKEALDKLINRLLEFAEVEALTEYLENLQSLERGGS